One Drechmeria coniospora strain ARSEF 6962 chromosome 01, whole genome shotgun sequence genomic region harbors:
- a CDS encoding ankyrin repeat protein — MTSASGFGAGSPLIAVAGAGMSSGEFHDHDCDDDFGSSNFFDFSNSPDTLQSLDTTGNGDLQKGGVLNPQELMAADLLPDSPNECYHDSSSDSASSTKRTGSSTSAKTPAMSGGYSIMEDGSSIKLEWPNVADGQNTFDDDDNTFAFGREAHPSTAMDAMDAIYGFGGTDDSFMDRSFDFEGASSSPEAQAAHTHMPSPEMPTIKTHFPSKSLQANRVKNSNHKKRISSVTSSVNGARAGSRDISPMSAMVTSHDSSPTATFLNSPSPAPAHDLVQFIKGSNAMWPNGARLPPHPKLNGSPLPAIPGGLVDQQSLPAMPLHQTPVGAPSPFNFSGVGYELRIMPTPLKSRVETQIPIKMTLSPLPPGVTKLHLPAHTISKPKLLARPPPPRSPDTLELHVALVCTSAMEPAGRRQKALERAATLPQGHLPDLDDENSPQNGGDVRICQGCITRERKRAARKKIKKPEEEKLWSMDEERRVVVFNTQEVKEWQPLSGVMDPSGRPEIVVSSRAMQIDAPMRIACYCRHHNEKMGFNVVFTIKDFQDRVIAQAMSNPIMITDDHKTHPMAQPAPASQPAMAMSEAATTSTLPKSADGSMLAQNGNGSSNGHMSPSSVDFSAAPRNGRQASYPASTSASGKSTPTMGMSTVSTARGISRPPSPSQGQGGPMTKKRKSSGTGSRVPNGLTMTRLETSPAPGSHAASAQIPAATSPFSPNHAVAFPQMEQLFGPPVQQPFSNGPPTPGSSDQAPFFGNNRSASMDNLALSQLCSAPASSHPSRAPSPNGLRSGVAMPQNQFSQPIPNGLYSLPVAVNQARPAPMIHKIIPNEGPKMGGIEVTVLGQAFFQGLEVWFGDQKATTTTYWGDSSLVCLLPPSPVAGAVAVTFKLQGALGAQSLAMGKEPPIFKYIDDNEDKLIRTALSVLGHKMSGQMVDVSDLARRILSDGSSTWSGGGGSSTGPTAAGGLSFNQASHEHLESQLLKVLDLVDLDDSAHKTRLDLKQPTGHTMLHLACSLGYHRFVAALLARGANPDARDRGGFTPLHMAAIHNHPEIVRRLMLVGADPTVRSLSSLTAADVAQSRFVLRAIRQSERHTRSFSGASLHSRTSSATSLRSLWGPLTRVRTHDHAVSPDPGEESPEYTSGDFEDEDPDETCHVRMRRQSQLRAVDDMDSLSDDSDGDARAPGSPTTQFATIKDQLQQQFQQLQQAMALHLQSLPQIPALPGMPLLPDYQAYLQHAPFMRRMQQLIPGSGARPDSQPVDNPKMDHRWWDISSYMQNSSAEPPSYEDIFGRQAETKQESAMRAAADAEADLKCAAIYDQPSASAVMATGSETRPKSPSVLKIGRKNAITKEQREQLLRAHERKLKNLSSDRNLFVIWIPLLLAMVCALLYSYFPSLFPFLWTSTRALVQVGQTQVLRLMPNNVPGHVAEV; from the exons ATGACATCGGCGTCAGGCTTCGGCGCTGGCAGCCCACTGATCGCCGTAGCGGGTGCGGGAATGTCGAGCGGCGAATTCCACGACCACGACTGTGATGATGACTTCGGCTCTTCCAACTTCTTCGACTTTTCCAACAGCCCAGACACTCTACAGAGTCTGGATACAACCGGCAACGGCGACCTCCAGAAGGGGGGGGTTCTGAACCCGCAGGAGCTGATGGCCGCCGACCTTCTGCCCGACTCCCCCAACGAATGCTACCACGACTCCTCCTCCGactcggcctcctccaccaaACGGACCGGCAGCTCCACGTCGGCCAAAACCCCGGCCATGTCCGGCGGCTACTCCATCATGGAAGATGGCAGCAGCATCAAGCTGGAATGGCCcaacgtcgccgacggccaaaaCACcttcgacgatgacgacaacACCTTTGCCTTCGGACGCGAAGCCCATCCTTCGACCGCCATGGACGCCATGGATGCCATCTATGGCTTTGGCGGGACCGACGACAGTTTCATGGACCGCTCTTTCGACTTCGAGGGCGCCTCCAGCAGCCCCGAGGCCCAAGCGGCACATACGCATATGCCTTCCCCGGAGATGCCCACCATCAAGACGCACTTTCCGAGCAAGTCTCTCCAGGCAAACCGGGTCAAGAACTCGAATCACAAGAAGAGGATATCC TCCGTGACCTCTTCCGTCAACGGGGCAAGAGCCGGCTCGAGGGACATATCTCCCATGTCAGCCATGGTGACCAGTCACGACTCCTCCCCGACGGCCACGTTTCTCAACTCTCCGTCACCTGCTCCCGCCCACGACCTTGTTCAATTCATAAAGGGAAGCAATGCCATGTGGCCGAACGGTGCCCGCCTGCCTCCGCACCCGAAACTAAACGGCTCTCCCCTCCCGGCTATCCCAGGAGGTCTGGTGGATCAGCAGTCTTTGCCTGCGATGCCCCTGCATCAGACACCCGTCGGTGCCCCGAGCCCGTTCAACTTCTCCGGCGTTGGCTATGAATTGAGGATCATGCCGACGCCTCTCAAGTCCCGCGTCGAGACACAGATCCCCATCAAGATGACCCTgtcgcccctcccccctggCGTTACGAAACTGCACCTCCCCGCCCACACGATATCCAAGCCCAAGCTTttggcgaggccgccgccgccgcggtcgCCTGACACCCTGGAGCTGCATGTGGCTCTGGTTTGCACCAGTGCCATGGAGCCGGCCGGGAGGAGGCAAAAGGCACTCGAAAGGGCTGCCACCCTCCCACAGGGTCATCTGCccgatctcgacgacgagaattCGCCACAGAATGGTGGCGATGTCCGCATATGCCAAGGCTGCATCACGCGAGAGCGAAAGAGGGCTGCGCGGAAGAAGATCAAGAagccggaggaggagaagctcTGGAGCATGGACGAGGAGCGTCGTGTCGTCGTGTTCAACACGCAGGAGGTGAAGGAGTGGCAACCTCTGAGCGGCGTCATGGATCCCAGCGGCCGGCCCGAGATTGTCGTGTCGTCGCGTGCCATGCAGATTGACGCCCCGATGCGCATCGCCTGCTACTGTCGACACCACAACGAGAAGATGGGCTTCAATGTCGTCTTCACCATCAAGGACTTCCAGGACCGCGTCATCGCCCAGGCCATGTCCAACCCGATAATGATAACAGACGACCACAAGACTCATCCCATGGCCCAGCCTGCCCCCGCCTCGCAGCCGGCAATGGCCATGTCGGAagccgcgacgacgtcgacgctgccCAAGTCTGCCGACGGGTCCATGCTTGCGCAGAACGGGAACGGAAGCAGCAACGGCCACATGTCGCCGTCCAGCGTCGACTTTTCGGCTGCTCCAAGGAACGGACGGCAGGCCTCGTacccggcgtcgacgtcggcgtctgGAAAGTCCACGCCAACCATGGGCATGTCCACCGTTTCCACCGCTCGAGGCAtatctcggccgccatccccGAGCCAGGGCCAGGGGGGGCCTATGACGAAGAAGAGAAAGTCCAGCGGGACCGGGTCTCGAGTGCCCAATGgtttgacgatgacgagacTCGAGACGTCGCCTGCGCCGGGATCCCACGCGGCGAGCGCACAAATTCCGGCCGCCACGTCCCCTTTCTCCCCCAACCATGCCGTTGCCTTCCCCCAGATGGAGCAACTGTTCGGGCCGCCCGTCCAGCAACCGTTTTCGAacgggccgccgacgcccggcaGCAGCGACCAGGCGCCCTTCTTCGGCAACAACCGATCGGCAAGTATGGATAACCTGGCCCTGTCGCAGCTATGCTCGGCGCCCGCCTCGAGCCATCCAAGCCGTGCGCCAAGCCCCAACGGTCTCCGAAgcggcgtcgccatgccTCAGAACCAATTCTCGCAACCTATCCCCAACGGTCTTTACTCCCTCCCCGTGGCCGTCAACCAGGCGCGGCCGGCGCCCATGATTCATAAGATCATTCCCAACGAGGGTCCCAAAATGGGCGGCATCGAGGTCACGGTCCTCGGACAGGCCTTCTTCCAAGGGTTGGAGGTCTGGTTTGGCGATCAAAAGGCGACGACCACGACGTACTGGGGCGATTCATCCCTCGTCTGCCTTCTGCCCCCCTCTCCCGTCGCTGGAGCAGTTGCCGTGACGTTTAAGCTCCAGGGCGCTCTCGGCGCTCAAAGCTTGGCCATGGGCAAGGAGCCCCCCATCTTCAAGTacatcgacgacaacgaAGACAAGCTGATCCGCACCGCGCTCTCCGTCCTGGGCCACAAGATGTCTGGTCAGATGGTTGACGTCAGTGACCTCGCCCGGCGGATCCTCAGTGATGGGAGCTCGACATGGTCTGGTGGCGGTGGTTCGTCAACcggaccgacggctgccgGTGGTCTGTCTTTCAATCAGGCATCTCACGAGCATCTCGAATCGCAACTTCTCAAGGTCCTCGACTTGGTTGATCTTGACGACAGTGCGCACAAGACGCGTCTCGACTTGAAACAACCCACGGGTCACACGATGCTCCATCTCGCCTGCTCGCTCGGCTACCACCGCTTCGTCGCTGCCCTTCTTGCTCGAGGGGCGAATCCGGATGCCAGGGACAGGGGTGGTTTCACTCCATTGCACATGGCTGCCATCCATAACCACCCCGAGATTGTGAGGCGGCTGATGCTCGTCGGGGCGGACCCTACCGTACGAAGTTTGTCTAGCCTCACGGCGGCCGATGTCGCTCAGTCGCGGTTCGTGCTGCGCGCCATCCGTCAGTCCGAGCGCCACACTCGATCCTTCAGCGGCGCCTCTCTGCACAGCCGAACGAGCAGTGCGACGTCGCTGAGGTCGCTATGGGGACCATTGACGCGGGTTCGCACCCACGATCATGCGGTTTCGCCCGACCCGGGTGAGGAGAGCCCTGAGTACACCTCGGGCGACTTTGAGGACGAGGATCCCGACGAGACTTGCCATGTCCGTATGCGGCGCCAGAGCCAATTGAGAGCagtcgacgacatggacaGCCTATCCGACGATTCCGACGGGGACGCTCGAGCCCctggctcgccgacgacgcagttCGCGACCATCAAGGACCAGCTCCAGCAGCAATTCCAGCAACTCCAGCAGGCCATGGCCTTGCATCTCCAGAGCCTCCCCCAGATACCCGCGCTGCCCGGTATGCCTCTGCTGCCCGACTACCAGGCATACCTGCAGCACGCGCCCTTCATGCGCCGCATGCAGCAGCTCATTCCCGGCTCCGGAGCCCGTCCGGATTCCCAGCCAGTTGACAATCCTAAGATGGATCATCGATGGTGGGACATATCGTCGTACATGCAGAAcagctcggccgagccgcCTTCATACGAAGACATCTTTGGACGACAGGCCGAGACGAAACAAGAGTCGGCAATGCGAGCTGCGGCtgacgccgaagccgactTGAAATGCGCCGCTATTTACGATCAGCCATCCGCATCCGCAGTGATGGCGACTGGGTCAGAAACCAGGCCCAAGTCGCCGAGCGTCCTGAAAATTGGTCGCAAAAATGCCATTACCAAGGAGCAGCGGGAACAGCTCCTGCGGGCACACGAGAGGAAGCTGAAGAACTTGAGCAGCGACAGGAATCTATTTGTCATTTGG ATTCCCCTTCTTTTGGCCATGGTGTGCGCCCTCCTCTACAGCTACTTTCCCTCCCTATTTCCCTTCCTCTGGACGTCGACCCGCGCGCTGGTGCAGGTCGGGCAGACCCAAGTATTGCGTCTCATGCCGAACAACGTTCCAGGGCACGTTGCCGAGGTCTAA